The genomic interval ACAAAAtctgcatatttatttattatgtataaCAACTTGACTGTGGATTTGTTTGTTGTAGGTGGTTTCAATATTTATATAGAGTTGGCTTGTTTTTAACCAGGGGATAACCCCACGTTTGAACCCAAGTATAGTTGTTAGatccctgacctctgacctttccctCTCTGTGACCCTACTTCTATTCAAGGAAAAGGACTAATCATTGCTGTTTTTGACCACTTTTAATCAAGAAATGGACCAATGGAGTACTTAATAACAAGAACAATAACGGGTTGAGTTGCTTTATCGGGAGCTCTGTCCAATAGATCACATCGAGCAGACTGTATCACTTCACGAAGAGGAACTCATTCAAAAACCTCTTCATCTTAGCTCCTTTCATCACCTCAACAAAAAGCCCATCTGGCGCTTTCTTTTCCGAACGGTGGACCCAGGATCGTAAAATGTGAAACGATGTGAAATGTAATGTTAACATAcacaacaaattgtagcacttaaattgtacttataacatcatctatagcaaattgtaaattggcttatttgaggaaattgcactttcttgtttcttgttcttctgagtttgttccctatggttgaatgcacttattgtacgttgctttggataaaagcgtcagctaaatgacatgtgatgtaacatTGATCTTCATCTTCCCGTAGCTCATCAACGCGGTGGTCCTACTCATCCTGTTGTCGGCTCTCAACGACCCAGTTCAATACCGCTACCACCTTACCAGCTCTGAGCTGGGAACCGACATCGATGTCATGGACGATGCGAGTGAGTGCAGCGAAACCAGCCCGAGTGTTCCATACCTGACGAGCCGTGTCTCGGCTTGGACGTCCTCAATGAGGCGCGCTCGTTTTTCTACGTGAGAAGTAAAAAGATGCAAATGATTGGAGGGAAGGAATAAGGAGAAATTGACCTTCTTGTCAAAATTCTTCTACAAAGAAATTGAATTACCCTGTATGGTAAATAATGCACTATTTCTGGGATGTTTAAATGATATGTTAAATAACGGCACCGTTGTGAAGCACACGGTTTGAGTCGTCTAAAGATGAATACAAATCCAAGCCACATCCTAATAGCAACAGTAACAACATCGAATGCCCCGGCcttgttatttgtgtttatctcctggtgtttctgctgctctacactctcctctcccttctgCCCACCACTTCTTTTCCCCCGGCGCTGCTCTCAGCACAGACGTAGCTGAGTCGGCTCCACGCAGAACGCATcagtgtgcacgcgtgtgttttCGGTATTCCCCCTCCGGCCGCTATCAAACTCATCATCACCAGAGCCCCCGTCGCCGGCCGCTCCGACTCTCTATCGGACGCCGCCATGACCGATTGCGTCGTTGCACGGACGACGTGTTTGTGGGCGCGCGCTTCTCTTTTGCACgtattgtttatatattttgcGTGGGGAGGGGGGAATAAGATGGAAGAGCATCATCATTTCCCTGAGTCTCAGTGCTCAAGTTCTTCTCAGTTCTTTGTGAAAAAtggttatatttttttatgccAACAACGCTGACACAAGAGAAAAATAACCGCTGCACTGTGAATTCGGATCCCTTTCACCAAAGCGAACACAAGCAGATATGCGGTTGTAACTGGATGTCCGTAGATCGGTGACATCGACGGGCCTCTCGTCCATCAGATGTCACGTGGATGCCAGCGGGCTCTCACGTCAGGTCAAATTCAGCACATCTTGctgatcttttttctttcttccaaacAGACTGCGTGCTAAAAATAGCAAGGTTACTTAAGGTGCTTAGTTTGATTACCTTTTGGATTAGGTCATCAGGCCCAAGGGTTCAAGAGAAATATTACAGCGGCTTTTCACCGGTAAAGTAGATTATCTGTTCTCAcattgttctgttttgtgttctgcttcTACAGATATCTGCATTGCCACTGCGATATCCCTGCTCATGATTCTCATATGTGGCATGGCAACGTACGGCGCTTACAAGGTGAATGAACAAGCAAATAGATTTAAACTGACCTCTGACTTTAATGAAACTTGTACTGACTTTCTTCATCTCTTCTGGATGTCTCCTACTCAGCAACATGCTGCCTGGATCATTCCGTTCTTCTGCTACCAGATCTTTGACTTTGCCCTCAACACACTGGTAGCCATAAGTGTGGTTGTTTATCCCAACACGGTGCAGGattacctgcagcagctggtgaggACTCTTTCCCTTCAAACAGCTGCTTTTATTAACTTTTAGTTACTACTACTACAGTTACATACTTCTGCTACAATTTCAATTTGACTACGTATGATTTGTAAAAGGACGTTTCCTGACTTTCTTTTAATCTTCGGACATTTATTAACTTGATTTCTCTCCCTTCCAGCCGGGGACATTCCCTTACAAAGAGGACATCATGTCCACCAACAACGTGTGCCTAATTTTTGCTGTCCTCCTCTTCATTGGCTGCATCCTCTCCTTCAAGGTGAGCCCACGGAGTCTCTTCAACACGTCAGATTGGGCCGATCTTTGGCCGTTTTCTGGGCTGTCGTTAATGTCTGTAATAGATAAATAGAATACTTTGAAGGGGCATTAATGATGCTACACATTACATCCACCCACTGAGCTTTTTTAAATAGATGTACTCGTCCTATTGCAACGTGATTAAAGCAATTAGGTCTCACACTGTGCACATCTCATGCGGGATGAACCATATGGCGTGTGTGATGAATCTGCCAGTGTGAACAATCCAATTTCTGATGTTTTTCATGAGATTATCACACAGTCAGAGAGCAGCGGGTCAGGGACAACAGGGAACAGGCTCCTGTCGAGCCAGCTCCCCCTTAATGCATGGAT from Gasterosteus aculeatus chromosome 10, fGasAcu3.hap1.1, whole genome shotgun sequence carries:
- the laptm4b gene encoding lysosomal-associated transmembrane protein 4B isoform X1, which gives rise to MISPWDRWYSTSCCLCCHVRTGTIILGIWYMLINAVVLLILLSALNDPVQYRYHLTSSELGTDIDVMDDANICIATAISLLMILICGMATYGAYKQHAAWIIPFFCYQIFDFALNTLVAISVVVYPNTVQDYLQQLPGTFPYKEDIMSTNNVCLIFAVLLFIGCILSFKAYLIGCVWNCYRYVSGRGTTEVLVYVTTNDTALNELIPLNVQGSAAPVRGGPCCTTEGSPSPVYGGVRDVPYTPNSDHVSLLLRQ
- the laptm4b gene encoding lysosomal-associated transmembrane protein 4B isoform X2, producing the protein MISPWDRWYSTSCCLCCHVRTGTIILGIWYMLINAVVLLILLSALNDPVQYRYHLTSSELGTDIDVMDDANICIATAISLLMILICGMATYGAYKQHAAWIIPFFCYQIFDFALNTLVAISVVVYPNTVQDYLQQLPGTFPYKEDIMSTNNVCLIFAVLLFIGCILSFKAYLIGCVWNCYRYVSGRGTTEVLVYVTTNDTAVLLPPYEEALAVPPKDPPPQYMEA